One window of Nymphaea colorata isolate Beijing-Zhang1983 chromosome 1, ASM883128v2, whole genome shotgun sequence genomic DNA carries:
- the LOC116261349 gene encoding pentatricopeptide repeat-containing protein At5g01110, with protein sequence MNRRSNLASVVGMATVGKPRPSGVPRWFRYEFRARLRDFASPDVFSGERLQESSLRRGKPAGAVSKLSEACSHRSTALRPPFPANGSGASTSDRGVIDDVFRGLENGAWNYMRCCVSDLTPSVVVGVLYKCSGDLSLGQKFIDWLGKQSGIRHSSDSLSAMIHILVRSRRLSDAQALILRMVRRRGVTRPAIVGSLVGTYKHCQSNPLVFDLLVKTYVQSRKLREAVEAFRNLRSRGVSPSIHACNSLLGSLVKAHWVDMAWEVYREVLDSRVGMNIFTFNIMVNALCKDRMIGKAMEFVSEMETKGVPPDIVTYNTLVDAHCREGLVQDAFGLLDVLSIKGLRPDIVTYNSLVNGLCRKGEYVKAKELVADVLRAGLIPNTSTYNILISGCYERGNAIEVAEIYKEMRSYGLVPDIVSYSLLIGFFSRKGDLNTALMHFEDMKIAGLVPDSVIYTMLIDGFCKTGQTTEALNIRNEMVQRGALPDSVTYNAIMNGFCKERRLEEADELLTEMVERGIVPDYCTFTTIIDGYCKNGYIEKAVNMFQRMMEQNIKPDIVTYNTLIDGFCKEGDTEKAEEFLNSMISCGISPNHITYSILIDELCSKGSITDALFLWDEMINKGIKPNIVTYNSIIKGYCRSGSVNKAEDLLKQMSAEGIIPDKITYNTLIHAYCKQEKVQDAYALVHMMDSRGIHPDIVTYNVLLNGFCTQGILEEAESIFRIMTDRGIMPDKSTYTFLMNGYVASNNLKKAFRLHDEMLRKGFLVEDQF encoded by the coding sequence ATGAATAGGAGAAGCAACCTAGCGAGCGTTGTAGGCATGGCAACGGTCGGGAAGCCTCGTCCGTCTGGAGTTCCGCGTTGGTTCAGGTATGAGTTCCGGGCACGACTTCGTGATTTTGCGTCCCCAGATGTCTTTTCCGGCGAAAGGCTGCAAGAGTCTTCGCTACGACGCGGGAAACCTGCTGGAGCTGTTTCCAAGCTCTCGGAAGCATGTTCGCATCGCTCTACGGCGCTAAGACCACCTTTTCCCGCGAATGGTTCCGGTGCCTCTACCTCCGATCGCGGCGTCATCGACGACGTCTTCCGCGGCTTGGAGAATGGCGCTTGGAATTATATGCGATGCTGCGTCTCTGATCTCACCCCATCGGTTGTTGTCGGCGTTTTGTACAAGTGCAGTGGGGATTTGAGTTTAGGACAGAAATTCATAGATTGGTTGGGGAAACAGTCGGGTATCCGGCACTCTTCGGATTCCTTGAGCGCCATGATTCATATCCTGGTTCGGAGCCGAAGGCTCTCGGATGCACAGGCTTTGATTCTGAGGATGGTGCGGAGACGAGGGGTTACGAGGCCTGCCATTGTTGGAAGCTTGGTAGGTACTTACAAACATTGTCAGTCGAACCCATTGGTGTTCGATTTGTTGGTTAAGACTTACGTCCAATCCAGGAAATTGAGGGAGGCAGTGGAGGCATTTAGAAATCTGAGAAGTAGAGGCGTGTCGCCATCAATTCATGCTTGTAATAGCCTCTTGGGAAGTTTAGTGAAAGCACATTGGGTGGATATGGCGTGGGAGGTATACAGAGAGGTCCTTGATAGCAGAGTGGGGATGAACATTTTTACGTTTAACATAATGGTTAACGCGTTGTGCAAGGATCGGATGATTGGGAAAGCTATGGAATTCGTATCTGAAATGGAAACCAAGGGAGTTCCTCCAGATATTGTAACATATAATACGTTGGTAGACGCGCACTGTCGTGAAGGTCTTGTTCAGGATGCATTTGGATTGCTGGATGTCCTCTCCATCAAGGGATTGCGGCCTGACATTGTTACCTACAATTCTCTCGTTAATGGACTTTGTCGAAAAGGGGAGTACGTGAAGGCAAAAGAACTTGTAGCTGATGTGTTAAGAGCTGGATTGATTCCGAACACATCAACATACAATATTTTGATTAGTGGCTGCTATGAGAGAGGCAATGCTATTGAAGTTGCTGAAATATATAAGGAGATGAGATCTTATGGCCTTGTACCAGATATTGTCAGTTACAGCTTACTCATCGGTTTCTTTTCTAGGAAAGGAGATCTTAATACTGCATTAATGCACTTTGAAGATATGAAGATCGCCGGTTTGGTTCCTGACAGCGTCATTTATACGATGTTGATTGATGGATTCTGCAAGACAGGTCAAACTACTGAGGCTCTAAATATCCGGAACGAGATGGTACAAAGAGGTGCTCTTCCAGATAGTGTTACATACAATGCAATCATGAATGGATTCTGTAAGGAGAGAAGACTAGAAGAAGCTGACGAATTGCTTACAGAGATGGTTGAAAGAGGAATTGTCCCGGACTATTGTACATTTACCACCATTATAGATGGTTACTGCAAGAATGGGTATATAGAAAAAGCTGTGAATATGTTCCAGAGAATGATGGAACAGAATATCAAGCCTGATATTGTGACATACAATACTCTGATAGATGGGTTTTGCAAGGAAGGTGATACCGAGAAGGCAGaagaatttttaaattctatGATCTCGTGTGGCATCTCACCCAATCACATTACCTATAGCATTTTGATTGACGAATTGTGTAGCAAGGGTAGTATAACTGATGCATTATTTTTATGGGATGAAATGATTAATAAAGGTATTAAACCTAACATTGTAACATATAATTCTATTATTAAAGGCTACTGCAGGTCAGGAAGTGTGAACAAGGCAGAAGACCTTTTGAAGCAGATGAGTGCAGAAGGTATCATTCCGGACAAGATAACATATAATACACTAATTCATGCGTATTGCAAACAAGAAAAGGTCCAAGATGCTTATGCTCTTGTGCATATGATGGACAGTCGAGGGATACATCCTGACATTGTTACGTATAATGTGCTTTTGAATGGGTTCTGTACTCAAGGTATACTGGAAGAAGCTGAGTCTATCTTCAGAATAATGACCGATAGAGGCATAATGCCGGACAAATCAACATATACATTTTTGATGAATGGGTATGTTGCTTCAAACAATTTGAAGAAGGCATTCCGTCTTCACGATGAGATGCTAAGGAAAGGATTCCTAGTTGAAGACCAGTTCTGa